aggtactggggactgaacccaggacctcgtgcatgctaagcatgtgctctaccactgaactatacccttcaCTCTATGAATTCCTGCTTTTAAGGGGCTGAGGTTTTGCTGGAGGAGGGAGATGGTGGGTGCCCTGCAGCGTTGGGCAGTGATAAATGCTACATGAGCAGAAAAAGCAGGGCAGTGTCATATAGAGAGTAGAGTGATAGGGTCATCGGGGAAGGCGACTCAGGACTCACCCCTCTGCAGGCACTTGGGAGAAGTAAGGGAGGGTCTGGGGGagccattccaggcagaggaaaagcaagtgcaaaggtcctcaGGCAGAACACGTGCAAGGAGCAGCAAGGCTTTGGGGTATCAGGAGGCCCAGCGTCCACCCTGACTCCACGCTGCCCCCTGGTTTGGTTGTGGCCAAATCCCATCTCTCTTAACCCTCAGCTTTCGCATCTGGACCAGGTAAGGTTGGACCAGATCGGCACCTCTCAAATGAGTTTGTGTCCTCGAAACTCTGATGGTAGTGTGGTTGCTTTGGAGGAAATCTTCCAGGACACAAGCCATACTGCCGGGTTTGCAGGAGGGATCCTTCTCCTCCCCCAAGGCCTTGCTGAGTAGCCCCCAGTCCCTCAGCCTAATTGGTTCCATCCTTCTGCTGGGGATTCCACAAACCATCTCATCCTGTCCTCCATTTCTGATAATGAGCTCAAACAGTAGTTCCTCAAGGTCTTTCCTAACCCTCTGTCTAACAGGAAATGCCAGGTATACACCCTTGTAATACTGTGTATCTCACAGTTTGTAACTTGGTTTGCTTATGGTCACATATACCAGTCTTTACAATTTGTACTTTTTGTGTCTTAAAAGATAACTTTCTCTACTTATGAGGTTACTATGATATTCTCCTTTATTTCCATCTGAATGCTTTAGAGATTTGTGTTTCAAACTCAGATCTTAGGTCACTGGACacttatttttgtgtgtgctCTTGGGGTAGAGATCTTTGTCAGTTTCTacgctgctgtaacaaattacctcaagcgtagtggctttaaacaacacatatttattttcttatagttctggagatTGGTAGTCCAAAGTCAGTCTGAGTGGGCTAAAATCATGGTGCTGGACAGGCTATGTTCCTTCTGTAAGCCCTAAGTGAGGATCCATTGCCTCTTCTAGCCTCTAAAAGCCGCCTGCAGTCCTTGACTCTTGGCCCCGCATCACTCTAGtctctgcttccattgtcatGTCTCCCACTCTGATTCTTCCACTCTTTCCCAtgtaaggacacttgtgattccATTGGGCCTACTGGAATAATCAGGATCATCTCCCATCTCAACATAAGACCCTCCagcacatctgcaaagtcccttctgcCACGTATGTGCCGACATActggttctggggattaggagcAGCTTTGAGGGGACCatcattctgcctaccacaggatcccatttaattttcttccctATCAGCTCATTCGCAGATCAGCCTATCCTTTCCCAACTCGTCTACAGGAGGGGCTGGCAAACCACAGTCCACAGGCAAAATCCAGCCCATCTAcaatttttgtaaataaggttttaTGAGAATGCCTCTAAGCACAGGTCTGTATCTGAGTGCTCAGTGCCCTCCCATTAGCCTATTCCCAAGCCAACACCATGAGCCTCATTACCACAGCTTTGTAATCATTCTTGGTGAGAGGGGAGACAAGGCTCCCTACTTGATTTTCAAAGTGGACTCTGCTCCTTTACCTTGTTTTTGCCACGACTTGACTGGTGTCCACTTCCCTCACTAGACCAGGTGTTCCTAACTGCTGTGTTCCTAACACCCTGCGTGTGGCCCTGCGCACAGTACCTGCTTAATACACatctgtagaatgaagaacagtcCAACGTCAGCTCAGTCATCCTTGTTTTACAGCTGGAGAAACAGGCTCCAAGAGGGGAACTGTCTGCCTGAGATGATGCTTGTGGAGGCCCTATAACACTCTCGTTTTATAGATAAGGCATCTAAGTCTGGAGAAGTGACAGAGCTTGTCTGAGACCCTGAGGCTCTTAAGTAGTGGGTCAGGGCTGGCGCCAAAGCTTGggctttaaaaagatttttatgcTATCGGTAGTATACCTCTTTGTTCTTGCTTTTATCGCTTAGTATTATCTTGGGAATCCTTCCATGTCAGTACATGTAGAGCTGCAGTTTTTTCCCCTACAGCTGCATCTTCCATTCTCTGGCCGAACTGGAATTCCTTAACTGGTCCCCTATTGATGGGCATTCAGGCTGTTTTCCGTCTTTGGCCACAGCCTCCACACTGCAGTGAACATCCTTACTCTCATACCTTTTTTCACGTGTTTGAGTTTATCTAAAGGATAAATTCCTAGTGCGATAGGTGACATGAGCATATGTGTATTTTGTTTCTCATAGATACAGTCAATGGCCAAAGTGCAGGCACTAATTTAAACTCCCAACAATAAGGAGAGAACCTGTTTCCCGACACCCTTCAGCACACGATGCCCACAGGTGTTTTACCCTTGCCAATGATTAAGTGGGAAAAACCAGAGCCAGGGCTTTCAAACCACACCTCCAGGTCCATGGTTTGGGGCCCAGGACTAACTCTCTGGATGGCGCTTTCCCTTCCCAACCCCACCCCGAAACAACGAGTTCCTCCGCCTTCTAAGTTTGAGCCAGTGTAGAGCCAACCTCCCTTCCGGCTATCTGCAAGAGGCAAGTCCATACAGGCTTAGAGATGCCACCTCTTTATTGATCGGGACTGGCGGCAGAGGGAGCCAGTGAGCCAAGGGGTGGGCTCACTCCCGCTCCCCCTGGCTCTCAGCCTGGTGGTGGCTTCGTTGGTGAAGGAGTAGGAGGCGTCTCTGGCCAAATGCCTGGCCGCAGCTGGAGCAGCGATGCCGGGCAGTGGCCTGGCTGCCCGGTGCGGTGGGGGGATCGTGACATAGGCGATGGGCGGCCAGCTTGGAAGGGAATGAAAAAGCCTTGGGGCAGTGCGGGCATGGATAGGGGCGGGCGTCCGTGGCATGGTGCGTGTGGCGGTGGGCTGCCAGCTTGGAGGGGTAGCAGAAGGACTTGGGGCAGTCGGGGCACGGGTAGGGGCGGGCGGGCGCGTGGGTCCAGAGGTGGGCTGCCAGCTTGGAGCGGTGGCCAAAGGCCTTTGGACAGTGCGGGCACGGGTGGGGGCGGGCGCCGCTGTGCGTGAGGCGATGGGCTGCCAGCTTGGAGGGGTAGGAGAAGGCCTTGGGGCAGTCGGGGCACGGGTGGGGGCGGGCGCCGCCGTGTGCCAACCGGTGCGTGGCCAGCTTGGACGGGTATGAGAAG
This genomic interval from Vicugna pacos chromosome 9, VicPac4, whole genome shotgun sequence contains the following:
- the ZNF575 gene encoding zinc finger protein 575, whose translation is MQERDVESAAGVTDPSPTGKEPVTKGEAPDQGPTQKPSQSVPGPDTSVGAPSRPRRRPPPQRPHRCPDCDKAFSYPSKLATHRLAHGGARPHPCPDCPKAFSYPSKLAAHRLTHSGARPHPCPHCPKAFGHRSKLAAHLWTHAPARPYPCPDCPKSFCYPSKLAAHRHTHHATDARPYPCPHCPKAFSFPSKLAAHRLCHDPPTAPGSQATARHRCSSCGQAFGQRRLLLLHQRSHHQAESQGERE